Proteins from one Elgaria multicarinata webbii isolate HBS135686 ecotype San Diego chromosome 3, rElgMul1.1.pri, whole genome shotgun sequence genomic window:
- the LOC134396456 gene encoding H-2 class II histocompatibility antigen, E-S beta chain-like isoform X1 yields MVCVSLLPLLMVLLMGSSVVPGAGGGKKPPPAPHFLHQHKSECRFSNGTQQVRFLDRHFYGRQEIVRFDSARGDFEAVTPLGEPDAQYLNSQEEILQYQRTGVDRFCRHNYDNIYGPFSHRRRVQPSVSISPTKEDPLSPHTLLLCTAASFYPLEIEIQWLKNGQEQKEGVFYGEELRNGDWTYQTQVMLETKPEHGDVYTCQVEHASLEAPITVQWEPRKSDSARSKVWTGAVGAVLGVVFVAVGLSLYLKKKKAAPIQPPAALIG; encoded by the exons ATGGTGtgcgtttctcttctcccattgCTGATGGTGTTGCTGATGGGATCCTCCGTGGTCCCTGGagctggaggagggaagaagcccccaccag ccccccatTTCCTGCACCAGCACAAGTCCGAGTGCCGCTTCAGCAACGGGACGCAGCAGGTGCGCTTCCTCGACAGGCACTTCTACGGGCGGCAGGAGATCGTGCGCTTCGACAGCGCCCGCGGGGACTTCGAGGCCGTCACGCCGCTGGGGGAGCCCGACGCCCAGTACTTGAACAGCCAGGAGGAGATTCTGCAGTACCAGCGGACCGGGGTGGATCGCTTCTGCCGCCACAACTACGACAACATCTACGGACCTTTTTCCCACCGGCGGCGGG ttCAGCCCTCCGTCTCCATCTCCCCCACCAAGGAAGACCCCCTGTCCCCCCacaccctcctgctctgcactgcagCCAGTTTCTATCCCCTGGAGATCGAGATCCAGTGGCTGAAGAACGggcaggagcagaaggaaggggTCTTCTACGGGGAGGAGCTCCGGAACGGGGACTGGACCTACCAGACCCAGGTGATGCTGGAGACGAAGCCGGAGCACGGAGACGTCTACACCTGCCAGGTGGAGCACGCCAGCCTGGAGGCCCCCATCACCGTCCAGTGGG AGCCACGGAAGTCAGACTCTGCCAGGAGCAAAGTGTGGACGGGGGCCGTGGGGGCCGTGCTGGGCGTGGTCTTCGTGGCCGTGGGACTCTCCCTctacctgaagaagaagaaag cAGCACCCATCCAACCACCTGCAG CCCTCATCGGCTAG
- the LOC134396456 gene encoding H-2 class II histocompatibility antigen, E-S beta chain-like isoform X2, translating to MVCVSLLPLLMVLLMGSSVVPGAGGGKKPPPAPHFLAQAKWECRFSNGTQQVRYLYRYIYDRQDLVRFDSARGDYEAVTPLGEPTAKYWNSQEGILREYRSYVDRFCRYNYGVAEQGRMVGRKVQPSVSISPTKEDPLSPHTLLLCTAASFYPLEIEIQWLKNGQEQKEGVFYAEELRNGDWTYQTQVMLETKPEHGDVYTCQVEHASLEAPITVQWEPRKSDSARSKVWTGAMGAVLGVVFVAVGLSLYLKKKKATPIQPPAALIG from the exons ATGGTGtgcgtttctcttctcccattgCTGATGGTGTTGCTGATGGGATCCTCCGTGGTCCCTGGagctggaggagggaagaagcccccaccag CCCCCCATTTCCTGGCCCAGGCGAAGTGGGAGTGCCGCTTCAGCAACGGGACGCAGCAGGTGCGCTACCTGTACAGGTACATCTACGACCGGCAGGACCTCGTCCGCTTCGACAGCGCCCGCGGGGACTACGAGGCCGTCACGCCGCTGGGGGAGCCCACAGCCAAGTACTGGAACAGCCAGGAGGGGATTCTGCGGGAATACCGGAGCTATGTGGATCGCTTCTGCCGCTACAACTACGGGGTGGCCGAGCAAGGGCGCATGGTGGGCAGGAAAG tTCAGCCTTCCGTCTCCATCTCCCCCACCAAGGAAGACCCCCTGTCCCCCCacaccctcctgctctgcactgcagCCAGTTTCTATCCCCTGGAGATCGAGATCCAGTGGCTGAAGAACGggcaggagcagaaggaaggggTCTTTTACGCGGAGGAGCTCCGGAACGGGGACTGGACCTACCAGACCCAGGTGATGCTGGAGACGAAGCCGGAGCACGGAGACGTCTACACCTGCCAAGTGGAGCACGCCAGCCTGGAGGCCCCCATCACCGTCCAGTGGG AGCCACGGAAGTCGGACTCTGCCAGGAGCAAAGTGTGGACGGGGGCCATGGGGGCCGTGCTGGGTGTGGTTTTTGTGGCCGTGGGACTCTCCCTctacctgaagaagaagaaag cAACACCCATCCAGCCACCTGCAG CCCTCATCGGCTAG
- the LOC134396456 gene encoding H-2 class II histocompatibility antigen, E-S beta chain-like isoform X5, which yields MVCVSLLPLLMVLLMGSSVVPGAGGGKKPPPAPHFLHQHKSECRFSNGTQQVRFLDRHFYGRQEIVRFDSARGDFEAVTPLGEPDAQYLNSQEEILQYQRTGVDRFCRHNYDNIYGPFSHRRRVQPSVSISPTKEDPLSPHTLLLCTAASFYPLEIEIQWLKNGQEQKEGVFYGEELRNGDWTYQTQVMLETKPEHGDVYTCQVEHASLEAPITVQWEPRKSDSARSKVWTGAVGAVLGVVFVAVGLSLYLKKKKAPIQPPAALIG from the exons ATGGTGtgcgtttctcttctcccattgCTGATGGTGTTGCTGATGGGATCCTCCGTGGTCCCTGGagctggaggagggaagaagcccccaccag ccccccatTTCCTGCACCAGCACAAGTCCGAGTGCCGCTTCAGCAACGGGACGCAGCAGGTGCGCTTCCTCGACAGGCACTTCTACGGGCGGCAGGAGATCGTGCGCTTCGACAGCGCCCGCGGGGACTTCGAGGCCGTCACGCCGCTGGGGGAGCCCGACGCCCAGTACTTGAACAGCCAGGAGGAGATTCTGCAGTACCAGCGGACCGGGGTGGATCGCTTCTGCCGCCACAACTACGACAACATCTACGGACCTTTTTCCCACCGGCGGCGGG ttCAGCCCTCCGTCTCCATCTCCCCCACCAAGGAAGACCCCCTGTCCCCCCacaccctcctgctctgcactgcagCCAGTTTCTATCCCCTGGAGATCGAGATCCAGTGGCTGAAGAACGggcaggagcagaaggaaggggTCTTCTACGGGGAGGAGCTCCGGAACGGGGACTGGACCTACCAGACCCAGGTGATGCTGGAGACGAAGCCGGAGCACGGAGACGTCTACACCTGCCAGGTGGAGCACGCCAGCCTGGAGGCCCCCATCACCGTCCAGTGGG AGCCACGGAAGTCAGACTCTGCCAGGAGCAAAGTGTGGACGGGGGCCGTGGGGGCCGTGCTGGGCGTGGTCTTCGTGGCCGTGGGACTCTCCCTctacctgaagaagaagaaag CACCCATCCAACCACCTGCAG CCCTCATCGGCTAG